Below is a window of Desmonostoc muscorum LEGE 12446 DNA.
GTCAGTTAGAAGACATTTCCATTACCAAGGCTTTTATTGGCTCTTGTACAGGGGGTAAACTTTATGATTTGGCTCAAGCAGCCGAAGTTTTGAACGGTCGCCAATTGGCAGAAGGCGTCAGCTTATTTATTGTACCTGCCACCGTGGAAATTCGTGAGCAAGCCGAAGAATTAGGCTATCTTGACATTTTTGAAAAAGCAGGGGCACAGATTCTCAAGTCAGGTTGTGGGGCTTGTATCAATGCTGGAATTGGAGTTTTGGCAAAAGAAGAAACAGGAGTTTATGCAACCAATCGCAATTTTAAAGGACGCAGCGGCGATCCAACCGGCAAAAACTATTTGGCATCACCAAGAACGGTGGCTATCTCAGCTGTAAAAGGCAAAATTAGTCATCATCTCGATTGAAAACGGAGCTATAAAATATGAGTGAATAGAGAGAAAGATTCTAAAATCTTAACCCAATCTAAATGCAAGTTACTCTTATTTAGCTTAGTCTAGATTTGGAGATAGGTTTCTTTGTTTACAAAGATTCCAGTTTTCTACCCTTAGTAATGTTTTAACCAAAACGTAAGGATTTTAGGTAATTCCAATGGATGAAATTGTTAAAAAACTTGCCGGTCTAGGTCTTCCTGGCATCTTTCTTGTGATTCTCGCAGCCACATCAGGAGGTAGTTCTGCTGCTGTTGCTGCTGCCATCACAGCCTTGGGAGGTCCCTTTGGTATCGTCGGAGGCATAGCCCTACTTGGTCTAGTAACAGTTGTTGGGGATACTATAGCCGGATATGGTATTGAAGCCATTCTGAAGGCTGTCTATACAGAACGTAGCAAAACCGAATCTCTGAGATTTCTCCTCAAAGAAATTAAAGATCTACCGATTTCGGAAGAGCTAAAACTCAGACTGAAAAATGAACTTAGCCCACAAGCCACTGCTTATACTGAAGTAACTGATGAACCAAGGACAGTTGAAATTGTTGATGAATAATTTTACTGTTTTAAGAGAATTCAGAATTCAGTATTCAGTATTCAGTAGTTAGAATTGGGAAGTCAAACAATTTTGGATTTTAGATTTGCGATTTTGGATTGACTCCGCGCCACTTGCGGTGCGGGGCATTATGATTTTAAATTTTGGATTTTGGATTTGTTCCGCCCATTAGGGGCGGGGCATGTAGCTTGCTTCTGGGTTCGCGTAGGGTTCCGCAGGAAAGGAGTACCGAAATAATCTAAAATCTAAAATCTAAAATCTAAAATTGGCACGGTCAAATACGTTTGAGGCGAGGCTACCAAATTTAGGTTGTGTACTTTACATTCCTGGAAATCGGCTTTAAATTCGGTGACAATTCCAAAACGAATGGCACTAGATATAAAGTTGTATAATTTGGAGTCTCGCCAAATTTAATCTGCTACGAATTAGGCAAATGGTGTACTAAATTAACGTGAATTCGATGGCTTATATAGTGTCCACCTAAAGTTAAGCAATTCTTTTTCTGGAGAATGCTAAAGTAGCAAATTCAAATTGTATTGAGAAAATAAAATGGTCTCTGAGTAGGACTTCACCGAATTAAACTCTCAAAAACCATTATTTAAAATCACCTAATCAAGTGCCTTTAATATAATAATGCACTTTGATTTTTGAACTTATTTGCTTCTGTGATGGAGTAGGTACATAAGTTAGGAAATAGGGAATCAGGGTTTCCAGATTCTAGAGAACTTTTTCAAGAAATTTAGATCATGTTTGAACAATGTATTCATCAGTTATTTGAAAGCCAGGTTGCGCGAACTCCACAAGCAATAGCTGTGGAATATGGCCACGAACAACTGACATACCAAGAATTAAATATTAAAGCTAATCAACTCGCTCATCATTTGCAAAAATTAGGGGTAAGGGCAGAGACCCTGGTAGGAATTTGCGTCGATCGCTCCTTAGAAATGATTGTGGGTTTGTTGGGAATTCTCAAAGCCGGGGGAGCATACGTACCGCTAGATCCCGCCTATCCTACTGAACGATTGCAGTTCATGGTAGAAGATGCTCAAATCTCTATTTTGGTAACGCAAGAAAAATGGTCTAGTTTAATATCTGATTATTCAGGGCAGGTAATTTGTTTAGATAGTCACCAGGACGAGATATTTAACGACAGCAATGCCTACGGCGGGCAAAGCCAACACAATCTCATTAACACAGTCAAACCGAATAATCTAGCTTACGTCATCTACACATCAGGTTCAACTGGAAAACCCAAAGGAGTGATGGTTGAACATCATTCATTGGTGAATTTTATTCAGATGGCGTTGGCTTTGCCGGCCGTAGGCATCGCCCAATACAAAATCTCTGAGTGCGACCGGATTCTTCAGTTCGCCTCCATGAGTTTTGATGTAGCCGCAGAAGAAATATATTCCTGCTTAAGTTGTGGTGCAACTCTAGTGTTACGAACTGAAGAAATGATGAGTTCTGTAGCATCATTTGTACAACAATCTCAAAATTGGCAAATAACTATATGGGATTTACCCACAGCTTACTGGCATTTAATAGTCAATGAATTAGCCACTGGTAAAATAACATTGCCCCAATCATTGCGCTTGGTAATTATTGGCGGAGAAAGGGTACTACCAGAAAAAGTGAAAATGTGGCTCAAATGTGTAGGAAATTTCCCTGAATTGATCAATGCCTACGGCCCCACCGAAGCCACCATTGCAGCTATAAGTTGCTGCTTATCAAATTACACCAAACTAGAAAATACAGAAGTACCTATTGGTAAACCAATGGGGGAAAATATTCAAGTTTATGTGTTGGATCAAAACCTGCAACAAGTTCCAACCCAAGTAACAGGAGAAATACACATCGGAGGTGCTGGACTTGCACGCGGCTATCTCAATCGCCCAGAATTAACAGCAGAAAAATTTATTCAAAATCCCTTTGGCGATTTTGGATTAGGAAACACTAGCGAAAATTTAGAACTACCTGAAATTGATTTAGAAAACAAATTTAATAATCCAAAATCCAAAATTCAAAATTCAAAATTATATAAAACTGGTGATTTAGGAAGATATTTACCAGACGGTAACTTAGAATTTGTAGGACGCATTGACGAGCAGGTAAAATTTAATGGCTTCCGAATTGAATTAGGAGAAATTGAGTCTGTTCTCAATCAACATTGCGAAGTATCTCAAAGCGTAGTCATTATTCGTGAAGATTCCCCTGGAAACAAACGTTTAGTAGCTTATATTGTCCCCCATCAAAAAACGGCGATTGCCCCCACAACTTTTGAAAGCTTCCTGAAAAAAAAGCTACCGAGTTACATGGTGCCAAGCATCTTTGTTTTCTTAGATGCTTTACCCCTCACCCCCAATGACAAAATCGATCGCCAAGCACTTCCTGTTCCTAATCTGCAAAAAACTTTTGTCGCTCCCCGGAATTCACAAGAAGAAGCCCTAGCAGAAATCTGGCGTCAAATTTTTGGATTAGAACAGATTGGTATTGATGATAATTTTTTCCAGTTGGGTGGTCATTCTCTAATCGCCACACAAATTTTGTCTCGCATACGAGATGTTTTTCAAGTTGAACTATCCTTTAAACAACTGTTTGAAAATCCAACTATTGATGACTTAATTAAAGTCATTTTCCACCAACAGCAAATCAAACAGACATTCCCCATAGCTAAAATTCAGCCGATTCCACGAGGGGGTTACTTACCCGTTTCCTTTGCCCAAGAGCGGGTATATTTCATTGAGCAATTAGCACCCTCCATGAGCGCTTACCAATTCCAAGAGAGTTTGCGCTTTCAAGGATATTTGAATATATCTATACTGGAAGAAAGTCTGGGCGAAATTTTGCATCGTCATGAGATTTTTCGCACTACCTTTCCAGCCGTAGAAGGAAAGTTAGTACAATTAATTCATCCTCCTCAACCAGTAAAATTAGAAGTAATTGACCTGCAAAATTTTGCCAAATCTGAACAGGAAGCCGAAGTCGAAAGATTAACAGAGGTGGAAATTCACAAACCTTTTAATATTAGTGAGTTACCCTTAATTCGGTGGACGTTATTAAAATTAAGTGACCACGAACATGTATTAGTTCATGTTGAACATCACATGGTTCATGACGGTTGGTCATTTAATTTATTTTTGCGAGAATTATTAGCACTATATCAAGCCTTTTCTGAAGGTAAACCCTCTCCCCTAGCTGAACCATCACTTCAGTTTGCAGATTTTGCCCATTGGCAAAGACAGTGGGTGTTAACAGAGGAAGCACAAGCCCAGCTAGATTATTGGAAACAAAAATTATCTGGTAGTCCGCCTTTACTGGAATTACCTGGCGTTAGCCCGCGCCCAGTAGAACAAACTTACCAAGGCGGAATGCGGAGAATGGAACTTCCTCTTCATGTCTGCGAAGCCCTAAGAAATATGGGTCGTCAAGAAGGCGTAACCTTATTTATGAGTATGTTTACAGTTTTCGTAACCATGCTCTACCGCTACACCGGACAAGAAGATCTTTGCGTGGGTTCTGGAGTCGCTAACCGTCGTTGGCGAGAGACAGAAGGGTTAATTGGCATGATTGTCAATAACATTGTTCTCCGCACAAATGTTTCCGGAAACCCCACCTTTCGAGAACTTCTGGCTCAAGTGCGTCAAGTCACCCTGGAAGGTTATGCTAACGAAGACTTACCCTTTGATAAGGTGGTAGAGGCACTCAAACCAGAGAGGAATCTCAGCTATAATCCGCTGTTTCAGGTGATGTTTAGCTTCCATGATGCGCTGTTACCCGAATTGCGTTTACCAGGGTTGAGTATTAAACAGCATGAGGCACTCAACAATAAATCAGCCAAATTCGATCTTGATATTGTCGTTATTCCCCGTTCTGAACAACGAGTAGGGCGTAATTCCCAACATGAAGCCCAGGGAATCGAAACAGAGGGCATAACCCTTGTTTGGGAATATAACAGCGATTTATTTGATGCCGCCACCATCGATCGCATGATGGGACAATATCAAACATTGGTAGAAGGAATTGTAGCTAACCCCGATTTACGAATTTCCCAATACCCGCTGTTAACACCAGAACAACAGCAGCAATTATTAGTTGAGTGGAACGCAACAAAAACAACTTATCCCCAAGGGAAATGTATTCATCAGTTAGTTGAAGCACAGGTAGACAAAACTCCTGATGCAGTAGCAGTCATATTTGGGGGGCAAAAACTCACCTATCGGCAATTAAATGAACAAGCTAACCAACTCGCTCATTACCTAAAAACCTTGGGAGTAAAAGCTGATACATTAGTAGGAATTTGCATTGAGCGCTCCTTAGAAATGATAGTGGGACTATTAGGAATTCTCAAAGCGGGGGGTGCTTATGTTCCCCTAGATTCCGCCTATCCAGCCGAACGATTGAGCGAAATAGTAAATGATGCTCAAGTGCCGATTCTGGTAACGATGCAGCAATGGGCAACTGTATCAGCTGAACATTCTTTGGAAATAGTTTGTTTAGATACTCAAAGAGAATTGATTGCCAACCAGAGTAGAGAAAATCCTGACTCTGAAGTAGCAGACAGTAACTTAGCCTATGTTATCTATACATCAGGCTCCACAGGCAAGCCCAAAGGGGTGCTGATTGAACATCATTCATTGGTGAATTTTAGCCAAGCAGCATTGGCTCAATATAAAATGACAGTTGGCGATTGCATTCTCCAATTTGCCTCAATTAGTTTTGATGCCGCCGCCGAAGAAATCTATCCGTGTTTAACTTGTGGTGGCACATTAGTGCTGCGAACCGAAGAAATGTTGCAGTCTGTGTCAGCATTTGTGCAGCAGTCAAAAGATTGGGAATTAACAGTATGGGATTTACCTACAGCTTATTGGCATTTGTTAGTCAGTGAATTAGCCAGTGGCAATTTATTATTACCTGAATCATTAAGACTGGTAATTATTGGTGGAGAACGAGTGCTACCGGAAAAAGTTGCAATCTGGCATCAATTGGTGGGCAATTATCCACAGTTGATTAATAGTTATGGCCCGACTGAAGCCACTGTTGTTGCTACATTATCTGATTTGTCAGAAAATGCCCTCAATCATTCAGAAGTCCCCATTGGTAAACCTATCAATAATGTTCAGGTATATGTGTTAGATAAATACTTGCAACCTGTTCCCATCGGAGTACCAGGGGAACTGCATATTGGTGGTGTGGGTGTGGCACGGGGTTACTTGAACCGTCCAGAATTAACATTAGAAAAATTTATCCTCAATCCCTTTACCGATTTTGGATTGCCGATTTTAGATTTTGGATTAGGAAATACTGGTGAAAATTTAGAATCTTCCCAACCTCTTGAATTAGAAAATCAATCCAATAATCCAAAATCCAAAATCCAAAATCCAAAATTATATAAGACTGGCGATTTAGTCCGTTATCTACCTGATGGCAATTTGGAATACTTGGGGCGAATTGATTCTCAAGTGAAGATTCGCGGTTTTCGCATTGAACTTGGCGAAATTGAAACAGTTTTAAATCAACATCCCCAGGTAGCTCAAGCTGTTGTTATTGCCCGTGAAGACATTCCTGGCAATCAACGTCTCGTCGCCTACGTGGTTGGAAATCAAATCCAAATTGATGATATCCGCCAATTCCTCAAACAGAAGTTACCACCCTACATGGTTCCTTCTGCCTTTATCTTATTGGATCGTCTACCGATGACTCCCAATGGGAAAGTAGACTATCGTGCTTTACCTGCCCCAGATACTTCCCAGAGAAATTCAGAGGTTGAGTTTGTTCTTCCTCGGACTTTTGCAGAAGAAAAATTAGCTGCAATTTGGGCTGAAGTTTTGAGACGCTCAAATGTCAGCATTCACGACAATTTCTTTGAGTTGGGTGGCGATTCAATTATCAGCATTCAGATGATTTCTAGAGCCAATCAAGTCGGATTACATCTGACTCCCAAACAACTTTTTCAACATCAAACAATTGCAGAGTTAGCCACCGTTGTTGGTACAACCAGTCAAATCAAAGCCAATCAAGGATTAGTCACAGGTTCAGTACCGCTAACGCCTATCCAGCATTGGTTTTTCCAGCAAAATTTACCTGATGCTGACTACTTTAATCAGTCAGCAATGCTTGTGATTCCATCGGGGACAAAACCGGAGTTATTAAAACAAGCCGTGCAAGAATTATTATGGCATCATGATGCGTTGCGATCGTGCTTTGCACGTCTCCCCTTGGGAGAATCGCAGTTCATCCGAGAAAGCATTCCTCCGCAACAAATTCATCATCCGCCCCAAGAAACAGTACCTTTCACCATTGTTGATTTATCGGAACTTTCTCCCCAAGCACAACAAACTGCGATGCAGACAAAAGATGCCCAACTTCAAGCCAGCCTGAATTTATCATCAGGAGAAATTGTCCAAGTCGCCTTGTTCAACCTGGGGATAAATCAACCAAATCAACTACTATTTGTTATCCATCACCTAGCCGTAGATGGTATCTCATGGCGAATTTTACTCGAAGACTTGGCAACAGCTTATCAGCAGCTAAATCGTGCTGAAGCAATCAAATTGCCTGCTAAAACTACTTCTTTTCAAGAATGGGCAAATCGGTTACAAGAATACAGTAAATCAGAAATTATTGCCAAAGAAATTGATTATTGGCTATCTCCGTTTCAGGGCGATATTGCTCCTTTGCCGATAGATTATCCATCAGGTATAAAAGATAATACCTTAACCTCAACTCATTCTTTTACCCTGTTTTTAAATGAGGATGAAACCCGCGCTTTGTTGCAAGATGTCCCCTCTGCTTACAACACACAAATTAACGATATTTTGCTGACTGCTTTAGTACAAAGTTTCAGTCAATGGACAGGGCAAAAATCCTTAATTGTTGATTTAGAGGGACATGGAAGAGAAGACTTATTTGAAGATGTAGATTTGTCGCGTACTGTAGGCTGGTTTACTACTTTATTCCCTGTGGAATTAAAAGTGAGTTCTGTTCACGATTTACCAGCAACTTTAAAATTAGTTAAAGAACAACTGCGCCGCCTTCCTAAACACGGTATCGGTTATGGGATCTTGCGATATTTACATCCAAATCCAGCAGTTAAAAATAAATTCCAGAGTTTAGCGCCAGCAGAAGTCAGTTTTAATTATTTAGGTCAATTTGACCAAGTTTTGTCTGCATCTGGAATGTTGGGAACTGTAAAAGAGTGGAAATCAGAGCATAGTAAGCGCGGAAATCGTAATCATTTATTGGCAATCAGTGGATTAATTCACTCAGGAAAGCTAGAAATAGACTTTGCTTACAGTGACAAAATTCACAAAATAGATACCATCGAAAGATTGGCTTTTGGATTCATGGAGGCATTAAGAACTCTGATTACTCACTGTCAATCAAAAGAGTCCCAAGACTATACTCCTTCTGACTTTTCTGCTGCCAAAATTAATCAACAACAACTGGATAAATTCATCGCTAAAATTAACAAAAATAAAACCAAATCGTGAATTATAAGGCTATAAAATTACGAACCACAGAGGCGCAAAGGTCGCAGAAAATAAGAAAAACTCAATATTTCTCAAAACTCTCCTCTCTGCGCCTCCGCGTGAAATAAATATTCACAACCAAAATAGGATAACTTTAGTACTTGATTACCTGAGTAAAAAATTTAAATTTAATTTATGCATAAAATCGTGATTGGCTCTACTGATTCTGTTGATAATTTTTCTGCTTTAACTGAGCAAGAACGACATAAAATATTGTTGGAATGGAATGATACAACGGTAGATTATCCTAAAGATTTGTGCATACATCAGTTATTTGAAGCACAGGTGAAAAAAACTCCAGACAATATTGCTGTTGTCTTCAATGAGCAGAAACTTACTTATCAACAATTGAACCATCAAGCCAATCAACTTGCACATTATCTGCAATCTTTGGGTGTAGGGGCAGAAGTTTTAGTCGGGATTTGCGTAGAGCGCTCTTTGGAAATGGTAGTGGGAATGCTGGGTATTCTCAAAGCAGGTGGAGCTTATGTACCGCTAGATCCAACATATCCCGAAGAACGTCTGAGCTTTATGCTGGCAGATTCTCAAGTGCAGGTGTTATTAACTCAGCAAAAGTTGGTTGCAGGGTTTAATGCAAGTGAGGCAAAGCTAGTTTGTCTGGATACTGATTGGGAATTGATTAACCAACACAGCCAAGAGAATCTCACTAGCAACGTCACGTCTGAAAACCTGGTTTATGTCATCTATACCTCTGGTTCTACGGGAACACCAAAGGGAGTAGCTGTACCCCATCGGGCTGTGAATCGGCTAGTATGCAATACTAACTACGTGCAGTTGACAGCTGAGGATTGCGTTGCTCAAGCCTCAAATGCTTCCTTTGACGCAGCTACATTTGAAATCTGGGGTTCTCTCATCCACGGGGCTAAGTTGGTAGTCATTCCTCAGAATGTTGTGCTTTCACCCCAGCATTTCGCAGCCTGCATCCGCGAACAAGGAATTAGTATATTATTCTTGACCACAGCCTTATTTAATCAGTTAGCGAGCATTGTTCCCCAGGCATTTAAAGATTTGCGATACTTGCTATTTGGAGGCGAGGCTGTAGATCCTAAGTCCGTGAAAGCGGTTTTAACGAACGGATCGCCACAACGATTGTTGCATGTTTATGGCCCGACTGAGAATACAACATTCTCTTGTTGGTATTTAGTTGAGGACGTTGCAGAAGGGGCAATAAATTTGTCCATTGGTCGTCCAATTTCCAATACACAAATCTACATACTGGACTCCCGACTGCAACCAGTTCCCGTTGGTACTCCCGGAGAATTATATATCGGCGGCGATGGCTTGGCACGAGGCTACTTAAACCGTCCAGAGTTAACTGAGGAAAAATTCATTCCCAATCCCTTTAAAAGAGGCAGGGGGGCAGAGGAGCAGGGGAGCAGAGGAACAGAAATTCTTCCTAATTCCCAATCCCCAGTCCCCAGTCCCCAATCCCCAGTCCCCAATCCCCGCCTTTACAAAACTGGGGATTTAGCCCGTTATCTACCAGATGGCAACATTGAGTTTCTGGGGCGAGTCGATAATCAGGTGAAGATTCGCGGTTTTCGCATTGAATTAGGAGAAATTGAGGCGCTTTTGAGTCTACACCCGGATGTACAGCAGGTAGTGGTCATCGCTCGTGAAGACATCCCCGGTGATAAGCGGCTTGTTGCCTATATTGTCTTGAATCAAAAGCTTGAGACGATGCCTGCGGCGGGCTGCGCCTACGCCACTACCCTCAAATGCTTCCTCCAAGAAAAGCTGCCCCACTATATGGTGCCAGCAATATTTATTTTTTTAGACTCCTTGCCCCTGACGCCCAACGGGAAAGTCGATCGCCAGCATCTTCCCGCCCCCGATCGCACACGCCCCGATTTAGCAGAAACCTTTGTCGCTCCTCGTAACCCAATTGAAGAAAAACTAGCTCTCATTTGGGCTGAGTTACTGGGACTTGAGCAAATTGGAGTTAATGATAATTTTTTCCAGTTGGGTGGTCATTCCCTCATCGCCACTCAAATCCTTTCTCGCGTGCGCGAAGTTTCCAGCGTGGAGTTGTCGTTTCACCACATCTTTGAAAACCCTACGGTAGCGGGACTAGCTGGGGTAATCGAAAAGTGCAGTTTTCAACAAGAGCGATCGCAGCGTCCTGCCATCCAACGAATTGCCCGTGAAGGACTCTTACCAGTCTCCTTTGCCCAAGAGCGAGTCTACTTTATCCAGCAATTGGCACCTGAAAATAGCGCCTATCAATTCCAAGCAACTATGCGATTTCAGGGTCGGCTTGATGTGGCAATTTTACAACAGTGCCTCGATGAAATTGTGCAACGGCATGAAATCTTTCGCACAACTTATCCGGCGGTAAATGGGCAGCTATTTCAGGTAATCAACCCACACCAACCAATTAGCTTTAGTGCGATCGACCTGGAATCATTCGCTGAATCTGACCGTGAAACTGAGGCTCAAAAGCTAGTTGAACTAGAAGTGCAAAAGCCGCTTGACATTAATCAATTACCCTTAGTTAGGTGGGTTTTGTTGAAGTTAAGTCACCAAGAACATTTGTTGCTCCACATTGAGCATCACATGGTTCATGATGGTTGGTCATTCAACGTCTTTCTGGCTGAGTTGGTGGAACTTTATCAAGCCTTCTGTTTGGGTAATCCTTCTCCCCTAACTGAGCCAGTTTGGCAATTTGTGGACTTTGCCCATTGGCAGCGACAGTGGGTAAAAAGCCAGTCAGCCCAAGCTCAATTAAACTATTGGCAACAGAAACTATCCGGCAGTTCACCGCTGTTAGAATTACCCTATGACCGCCCGCGACCACCAGAGCAAACTTACAATGGCGATCAAATCAGGGTAGAACTGCCCATCGACTTGTGTGAATCCTTAAGAATTCTCAGCCGTCAAGAAGGTGTCACCTTATTTATGACGATGCTGGCAGTTTTTCTGGTCATGTTGCATCGCTACACTGGGCAAGACGACATTACCATCGGCACTGCTGTTGCCAATCGGCGGATGCATGAAATAGAGAAGTTAATTGGCATGATTGTCAATAACTTGGTTTTACGCACCGATTTGTCAGGTAATCCCACATTTCGGGAGTTACTTGACCGAGTGCGTCAAGTGACGATGGAAGCTTATGCTAACGAAGACCTACCCTTCGATAAGGTGGTGGAAGTTCTCAAGCCAATACGCAACCTCAGCCACAATCCTCTGTTTCAAGTGATGTTCAGCTTCCATGATTCATCCATGCCAGACTTGAATCTCCCAGGCTTGGACATCAGTTTGCATGAACCTATCAGCAACAAATCCTCAAAGTTCGATTTGGATTTCCTGGTCATACCGCGTTCTGAACAACGGGTGCAAAACGGTTCCAAAACAAAAGCTAAGGGAATCACCCTCGTCTTAGAATACAACAGCGACCTCTTCGATGCTGCCACCGTTCAACGGATGTTAGAAGAGTATGAAAATTTACTCCATAGCATTATTACCAACTCAGAGCAGCGAGTTTCAGAATTACCCCTGTTGACCGTAAATCAACAGCAGTTGCTAAAGTCATGGAATAAAACTCAGCGTGATTATACTTACAAAAAGTGTATTCATAAATTATTTGAAACTCAGGTAGAATTAAAGCCAGATGCGATCGCTCTAAAGCAAGATGGTCAAAAATTAACTTACCGTGAATTGAGCGATCGCGCCAATCAACTAGCCCACTATCTACAAAGTTTGGGAGTCAAGCCAGAAACCCTTGTCGGTATTTGCGTTGAACGTTCCTTAGAGATGATTGTCGGCTTACTCGGTATTCTGAAAGCTGGTGGTGCTTATGTTCCCCTTGATCCTGCTTATCCAAAAGAGCGATTAACTGATATTCAACAAGATACGCAACTGAGAATTCTGCTGACTCAAGAAAGATTCCAAGACAAATTGCCAGATTATCCCGCAAAAACAATCTGTTTAGATAAAGACTGGCCAGCGATCGCTCAACATAGTACGCGACAACCCATTAGTCAGGTTGAACTTCATAACCTCGCTTACATGATTTATACATCTGGTTCTACGGGTAAACCGAAAGGGGTGATGGTTGAACATCGGTCATTGTTGAATTTTGCGATCGCCGCCATTGATGAATATGGAATCAATGCCAGCGATCGAATTCTGCAATTTGCCTCTATTTGTTTTGATACATCTATTGAAGAAATCTTTCCTTGTCTGGCGGCTGGTGCAACATTAGTGCTGCGAACCGAAGAAATGCTGCACTCAAGTGATGAATTTTGGCGGTGTTGCCAACAATGGCAGTTAACTGTTTTGGATTTACCTACAGCTTATTGGCATCAGTTGGTGGCAGAACTCACCCCTGATGACTCCCGAATTCCTGAAAATCTGAGAACTGTGATTATTGGGGGAGAAGAAGCTCAACTAGAAAAAGTCAAGCGTTGGCACAGTAGTGTGGCTCATTTGCCCAATCCCCCGCAATTATTTAATAGTTACGGGCCAACAGAAGCAACAGTTATTACCACTTTACACCGCTTAAATTCCTCAGATACTTCCGGCGTTGCCATCGGGCGACCCATCAGCAATGCTCAAGTTTATATCCTAGATCGATATCTGCAACCAGTACCCATAGGAGTTCCTGGGGAACTGCACATTGGCGGAGCAGGTTTAGCCAGAGGATATTGGCAACGCCCTGAATTGACGACTGAGAAATTTATCGAGAATCCCTTGAGCAATTTTGGATTTTCGATTGCCGATTTTGGATTAAGTGGCGATCGCAAAGAAACAAAAACTGTGGACATCACTCAGACAGTTAATAATCCAAAATCCAAAATCCAAAATCCAAAATTATATAAAACAGGAGACTTGGCACGATTTCGCCCAGATGGCAACCTAGAATATCTCGGTCGAGTTGACGATCAGGTGAAGATTCGCGGTTTCCGCATCGAGTTGGGAGAAATCGAGACGGTGTTGAATCAACATCCCCAGGTGTTTCAAGCGGTTGCGATCGCCCGTGAAGATATTCCTGGGCAAAAACGCCTTGTGGCTTATGTTGTCCCTAAGGTAGGGGCAGGGGCGCACAGCTGTGCGCCCCTACGGGATTTCCTCAAGGGAAAACTGCCTAATTATATGGTGCCTTCGGCTTTTGTGCTGCTAGAAACACTGCCCATGACACCCAATGGCAAAGTAGACTACCGCGCCCTACCAGTCCCCGAATTTACCCGCAGTCCAGAAGATAACTTTGTAACTCCAAGCACCCCGACAGAAGAGAAATTAGCGGCCATTTGGTCAGAAATTTTAAGATTAGAAAAAGTCAGTATCCACGATAACTTCTTTGAACTAGGCGGAGACTCGATTCTCAGCATTCAAGTAATTTCCCGTGCTAATCAGGCAGGTATC
It encodes the following:
- a CDS encoding non-ribosomal peptide synthetase encodes the protein MHKIVIGSTDSVDNFSALTEQERHKILLEWNDTTVDYPKDLCIHQLFEAQVKKTPDNIAVVFNEQKLTYQQLNHQANQLAHYLQSLGVGAEVLVGICVERSLEMVVGMLGILKAGGAYVPLDPTYPEERLSFMLADSQVQVLLTQQKLVAGFNASEAKLVCLDTDWELINQHSQENLTSNVTSENLVYVIYTSGSTGTPKGVAVPHRAVNRLVCNTNYVQLTAEDCVAQASNASFDAATFEIWGSLIHGAKLVVIPQNVVLSPQHFAACIREQGISILFLTTALFNQLASIVPQAFKDLRYLLFGGEAVDPKSVKAVLTNGSPQRLLHVYGPTENTTFSCWYLVEDVAEGAINLSIGRPISNTQIYILDSRLQPVPVGTPGELYIGGDGLARGYLNRPELTEEKFIPNPFKRGRGAEEQGSRGTEILPNSQSPVPSPQSPVPNPRLYKTGDLARYLPDGNIEFLGRVDNQVKIRGFRIELGEIEALLSLHPDVQQVVVIAREDIPGDKRLVAYIVLNQKLETMPAAGCAYATTLKCFLQEKLPHYMVPAIFIFLDSLPLTPNGKVDRQHLPAPDRTRPDLAETFVAPRNPIEEKLALIWAELLGLEQIGVNDNFFQLGGHSLIATQILSRVREVSSVELSFHHIFENPTVAGLAGVIEKCSFQQERSQRPAIQRIAREGLLPVSFAQERVYFIQQLAPENSAYQFQATMRFQGRLDVAILQQCLDEIVQRHEIFRTTYPAVNGQLFQVINPHQPISFSAIDLESFAESDRETEAQKLVELEVQKPLDINQLPLVRWVLLKLSHQEHLLLHIEHHMVHDGWSFNVFLAELVELYQAFCLGNPSPLTEPVWQFVDFAHWQRQWVKSQSAQAQLNYWQQKLSGSSPLLELPYDRPRPPEQTYNGDQIRVELPIDLCESLRILSRQEGVTLFMTMLAVFLVMLHRYTGQDDITIGTAVANRRMHEIEKLIGMIVNNLVLRTDLSGNPTFRELLDRVRQVTMEAYANEDLPFDKVVEVLKPIRNLSHNPLFQVMFSFHDSSMPDLNLPGLDISLHEPISNKSSKFDLDFLVIPRSEQRVQNGSKTKAKGITLVLEYNSDLFDAATVQRMLEEYENLLHSIITNSEQRVSELPLLTVNQQQLLKSWNKTQRDYTYKKCIHKLFETQVELKPDAIALKQDGQKLTYRELSDRANQLAHYLQSLGVKPETLVGICVERSLEMIVGLLGILKAGGAYVPLDPAYPKERLTDIQQDTQLRILLTQERFQDKLPDYPAKTICLDKDWPAIAQHSTRQPISQVELHNLAYMIYTSGSTGKPKGVMVEHRSLLNFAIAAIDEYGINASDRILQFASICFDTSIEEIFPCLAAGATLVLRTEEMLHSSDEFWRCCQQWQLTVLDLPTAYWHQLVAELTPDDSRIPENLRTVIIGGEEAQLEKVKRWHSSVAHLPNPPQLFNSYGPTEATVITTLHRLNSSDTSGVAIGRPISNAQVYILDRYLQPVPIGVPGELHIGGAGLARGYWQRPELTTEKFIENPLSNFGFSIADFGLSGDRKETKTVDITQTVNNPKSKIQNPKLYKTGDLARFRPDGNLEYLGRVDDQVKIRGFRIELGEIETVLNQHPQVFQAVAIAREDIPGQKRLVAYVVPKVGAGAHSCAPLRDFLKGKLPNYMVPSAFVLLETLPMTPNGKVDYRALPVPEFTRSPEDNFVTPSTPTEEKLAAIWSEILRLEKVSIHDNFFELGGDSILSIQVISRANQAGIQIAPKQLFQHQTIAELAAVAGITRSIKAEQGLVTGAVPLTPIQQWFFEQQLPEVHYFNQSALVEVPPDLKAELLQKIVQQLLLHHDALRLRFVQEGENWQQINAAEEIVSFRTMDLSHLPIEEQQTAIKAADTELQASLNLSTGPIARVALFQLGKDRPGRLLFIIHHLAVDGISWRILLEDLASGYQQISRGEGIKLPAKTTSFQYWSDRLLEYGQSEAMASELDYWLGEQEKQVTPLPVDYPGSQEDNTIASTASVSLSLTEEQTRALLQDIPSVYNTQINDVLLTALAQTFAQWTGEHSLLVDLEGHGREDLFDDVDLSRTVGWFTTLFPVHLQLEQIDHPAEALKSVKEQLRRIPNRGIGYGVLRYLRQIQEHRNAHNPLSNLSPHPLPSQPQVSFNYLGQFDRVLGASAVLGLAQEFKAQQSLLQKRSHLLGVSGFIRAGKLEMTWAYSEKVHKRDTLEHLAFGFMEALKTLITHCQSPDAGGHTPSDFSAARLSQKQLDKFLAKINKHKSH